CCGATTTCTGCGAGGTGTATCCTGCCCATGGGGCGGGGTCGTTGTGTGGACGGGCGATGGGGGCCAAGCGCATCAGCACGATCGGCTACGAGCGGAAATACAACGCCGCGCTGCAGATTCGAGACAAGGAGGAGTTCATCCGGTCGCTCACCACGAATATGCCCGCTGCTCCCGACCATTTCAGTCGTTGCAGCGCCATCAACCAGAAGGGCCCGGCGCTGGTCGGCGAGTTGCCCGTGATGGCGCCGCTGGGGCCGGCTCAGTTTCGCAAAGCCATGATGAAGAAGAGCACGATTGTCCTGGACATCCGCAGCTATGAGGCCTTCGGCGGCCAACACATTCCGGGATCGTATCACGTGGACTTCGGCGGCAACTTCGCCACGTTCTCGGGTTGGGTGTTGCCGCCGGACCAGAACATCCTGCTCGTGTCCGAGTCGTTCGCCCAGGCGCAAGACGCCGGCGTCTGGCTGCGGCGCGTCGGCCTCGACAAGATCGTCGGCTGTCTCGACGGCGGGATGTTCGGTTGGGCCAAGGCCGGCCTGCCCATGAACCACATCAGACAACTCTCGGCCGAAGAGCTCCACCGGATGATGACCGAGGGCGGCAAGCTCTCGCTCGTCGACGTCCGCGCCGTCGGAGAGTTCCAGACTCGACACATCGAAGGGGCGAAGAACATCCCGGCGCCGGACTTGCGTCAGCGTCACACCGAACTCGATACGAAGCGCCCGGTCGCGCTGGTGTGCAGCACGGGGCATCGGTCCAGCCTGGGGGCGGCCCTTCTCAAGCAGCAGGGATTTGCGGACGTCTGCAATGTCGCGGGAGGCATGATGGGCTACGGTGCGGCCGGATACAGCGAAGAATGCCCTCTCTGCGTCGCGCCCCATGTGCCCGCAGTGGCCTCCAGGTAGTCGGCGCAACGCAAGAAAGAAGGAGAACCGTATGGAATGGTTGACGATGGAGCGATGGTCACCGTACGCTGTTGGCATCGGGATCGGCGTCCTGAGCTGGATTGCCTTCGTCCTGTCCGACAAGCCGCTGGGTTGTTCGACGGCCTTTGCCCGAACCAGTGGTATGATCGAGAAGATGCTGCACGGGCGAAAGGTCCTCGACAAGCCCTATTATCAGAAGTTCGCGCCGGAAATCGACTGGGAATGGATGCTGGTGGTCGGCGTGATCGTCGGGGCATTTCTTTCTGCAACGCTGTCCAAGACGTTTGGCATCGAATGGGTCCCCGCATACTGGCAGGCGGCCGCCGGCGAGAGCGCCGCGATTCGCTGGATCGTTGCGCTGGTGGGGGGCGTTGTCATGGGGGTCGGCGCCCGTTGGGCCGGTGGCTGCACGAGCGGCCACGGCATCAGCGGAACGATGCAACTGGCGGTCAGCAGTTGGCTGGCCGCGATGAGCTTCTTTGCCGGGGGGATTGCCACGGCGATGCTCATCTACAGGGTCTTGCTGTGAGCGAAAGGGGATTTCCATGTTGACCGGCATTCATTCGCGCAAGGGCTTGCAGTTGGTCGTCGGCCTGTTGCTCGGCATTGCGTTTGGCTTCCTGCTGCAGAAGGGCGGCGTCACACGCTACGATGTGATCATCGGACAGTTGTTGTTCCGTGACTTCACGGTGCTGAAGATCATGCTCAGCGCGGTGCTGACCGGGATGCTCGGTGTCCATGCGCTCAAGAGCCTGGGCCTGGCCCGGCTGCACCCCAAACCCGGTTCCATCGGGACCAGTGTGGTCGGCGGGCTGATCTTCGGCGTGGGCTTCGGCGTCCTGGGGTATTGCCCCGGCACCGTCGCGGGCGCCGTCGGCCAGGGCTCGATGGACGCCTTGCTCGGCGGGGTGGTCGGCATCCTGATCGGAGCGGGTCTCTTCGCGGCAGTGTATCCCAAAATTCAGAGTTCCGTCCTGAACAAAGGCCACTTTGGTGAGATTACGTTGCCCGAACTGTTCAGGGTGCATCCGTGGGCCGTCGTGCTCCCGGTCGTCGCGCTCATCGTCGTTCTGTTGGTCCTGATCGAAAAGGCGGGCTGACATTGATGCTGAGGCTGGTCCGATTGCTTCCGCCGTGGCTCATCCACCCGAACAGGGACGGGCTGCGCGACGATCTGATCGCAGGTTCGACGATTGCCGTCATGCTCGTGCCCCAGGCAATGGCCTATGCCATGCTGGCCGGTTTGCCTCCGGTGGTCGGGCTCTATGCATCAACCCTGCCGCTGCTGACGTACGCCTTGCTGGGCTCCTCACGCCAGTTGGCCGTCGGACCGGTGGCCATCATCTCACTGATGGTCTTCACCGCCTGCGCGCCGCTCGCCCAATCCGGCACGACCGACTATGTCGCCCTCGTGCTCTTGCTGACCATTATGATCGGCTTCATTCAGTTCGTGGCCGGTCTGTTGCGGCTGGGTTTTGTCGTCAACTTCTTCTCGCAGGCCGTCATCAGCGGATTCACCTCGGCCGCCGCGATTGTCATCGCATTGAGCCAGATGAAACACCTCCTGGGGATCCAACTGGGCACGGAGAAGAACGTATTCAAGCTCGTGGCCGAGATTGCACGACATGCGCCTGAGGCCAACGGCGCCACGCTGGCGCTTGGTGCGGCCAGTGTGGCGGGACTGTGGTTCCTGAAGAAGCGATTTCCCCATTTCCCCTCGGCCATACTTTTCGTCGTCGTGGGGACCCTGCTGTCCTATTTCGGCCTCTCGAAGCTGGGCGTCGAGACCGTGGGGGCCGTCCCGCGCGGGTTGCCCGGTTTCACGATGCCGAGGTTCAGCCTGGATGCCGTTCGCCATCTGGTGCCCGCAGCGCTGGCCATCTGCTTTGTCGGTTATATGGAGTCGATCTCGGTGGCCAAATATGTTGCGGCACGTGCGGGCCACAAGATTGATCCCAATCGTGAGCTGCTCGGGCTTGGTGCGGCCAATCTGGTCGCTTCGCTCTTCTCGGGGTACCCGGTCACCGGAGGACTTTCCCGCACGGCAGTGGCGTACCAGGCCGGCGCCCGCACCCAGCGGGCGGCCGTGATGACA
This portion of the Anaerobaca lacustris genome encodes:
- a CDS encoding MBL fold metallo-hydrolase, with product MFVQQFFVKGLAHSSYLLGGAETCAIVDPQRDTEIYVRAAKDMGMKITHILETHLHADFISGHMDLAQQTGATIYAPKPAKCRFPHKAVGDGDAFQIEGMRIKVFETPGHTPEHISYVVTDKSRGADPVAVFCGDTLFVGDVGRPDLFPGRARELAGKLYDSLHKKLLTLPDFCEVYPAHGAGSLCGRAMGAKRISTIGYERKYNAALQIRDKEEFIRSLTTNMPAAPDHFSRCSAINQKGPALVGELPVMAPLGPAQFRKAMMKKSTIVLDIRSYEAFGGQHIPGSYHVDFGGNFATFSGWVLPPDQNILLVSESFAQAQDAGVWLRRVGLDKIVGCLDGGMFGWAKAGLPMNHIRQLSAEELHRMMTEGGKLSLVDVRAVGEFQTRHIEGAKNIPAPDLRQRHTELDTKRPVALVCSTGHRSSLGAALLKQQGFADVCNVAGGMMGYGAAGYSEECPLCVAPHVPAVASR
- a CDS encoding YeeE/YedE thiosulfate transporter family protein; translation: MCPQWPPGSRRNARKKENRMEWLTMERWSPYAVGIGIGVLSWIAFVLSDKPLGCSTAFARTSGMIEKMLHGRKVLDKPYYQKFAPEIDWEWMLVVGVIVGAFLSATLSKTFGIEWVPAYWQAAAGESAAIRWIVALVGGVVMGVGARWAGGCTSGHGISGTMQLAVSSWLAAMSFFAGGIATAMLIYRVLL
- a CDS encoding YeeE/YedE thiosulfate transporter family protein; protein product: MLTGIHSRKGLQLVVGLLLGIAFGFLLQKGGVTRYDVIIGQLLFRDFTVLKIMLSAVLTGMLGVHALKSLGLARLHPKPGSIGTSVVGGLIFGVGFGVLGYCPGTVAGAVGQGSMDALLGGVVGILIGAGLFAAVYPKIQSSVLNKGHFGEITLPELFRVHPWAVVLPVVALIVVLLVLIEKAG
- a CDS encoding SulP family inorganic anion transporter; translation: MLRLVRLLPPWLIHPNRDGLRDDLIAGSTIAVMLVPQAMAYAMLAGLPPVVGLYASTLPLLTYALLGSSRQLAVGPVAIISLMVFTACAPLAQSGTTDYVALVLLLTIMIGFIQFVAGLLRLGFVVNFFSQAVISGFTSAAAIVIALSQMKHLLGIQLGTEKNVFKLVAEIARHAPEANGATLALGAASVAGLWFLKKRFPHFPSAILFVVVGTLLSYFGLSKLGVETVGAVPRGLPGFTMPRFSLDAVRHLVPAALAICFVGYMESISVAKYVAARAGHKIDPNRELLGLGAANLVASLFSGYPVTGGLSRTAVAYQAGARTQRAAVMTSVLILLTLLLLTPLFYYLPKAVLSAIIVVAVGALLDYKEAVHLFRIKRADGLTFLLTFVCTLAIGIEQGLLIGLVFSLGLFIWRSSHPHTAELGYLESEGVFRNVLRHPEAKVYPGTLILRPDASLYFANTKFLEDCLAQDVAGRPGIRWIVLDMSGVNDIDAVAVDVLEKLVGAYRHRGIEFAFAAMKGPVRDVVKRAGWEEKQGHVHYPSLQHALRGIRVLGDSGGDL